In Helianthus annuus cultivar XRQ/B chromosome 9, HanXRQr2.0-SUNRISE, whole genome shotgun sequence, the following are encoded in one genomic region:
- the LOC118481716 gene encoding uncharacterized protein LOC118481716, giving the protein MSRLVPYLITPEPKRIARFIGGLAPEIKASVKASRPTTFRSAADLSLCLTLDVVRNKAAKASDDGKRKREDENSHRSDKKKKGNCDHKKSSGFKKDNQQSGEKTRNQVSSMTNSDKTTVNRAIDDATHANDATIVNLKINKDVPQAMTDAAVGKAVRKVVKKFKEPNATCSKSHLRLHSLTHEKDLVHASDAKNELKRKREEDNSQISKIKRPRACGICKSSEHKTLDCKDIKDAVCFDCNEKGHIKTTCPKSVKGSAAKDRKPKNESA; this is encoded by the exons atgtctcgattggttccttacttgATCACACCGGAACCAAAGCGTATAGCTCGTTTTATTGGGGGactagccccagaaatcaaggcaagTGTGAAAGCATCGAGACCTACTACGTTCAGGTCAGCGGCAGATCTATCACTATGTCTCACACTTGATGTGGTTAGAAACAAGGCTGCCAAAGCTTCTGATGATGGAAAGCGTAAAAGGGAGGATGAGAATTCTCATCGCTCCGATAAGAAGAAAAAGGGGAACTGTGATCATAAGAAGAGTTCCGGGTTTAAGAAGGACAACCAGCAGTCGGGTGAAAAGACCAG GAACCAAGTCTCGAGTATGACAAACTCGGATAAGACAACCGTCAATCGTGCCATTGATGATGCGACACATGCTAATGATGCTACAATTGTGAACCTCAAAATTAACAAAGATGTTCCCCAAGCTATGACAGACGCAGCTGTTGGAAAAGCTGTGAGGAAGGTCGTGAAAAAGTTCAAAGAGCCCAATGCTACTTGCTCCAAATCCCATTTAAGACTACACTCCCTTACTCACGAGAAGGATCTTGTTCATGCCTCGGATGCGAAGaatgaactaaaaaggaaaagggaggaagATAACTCCCAAATTTCTAAGATAAAAAGG CctagggcttgtgggatctgcaaatcaaGTGAGCATAAAACGTTGGATTGCAAGGACATAAAGGATGCAGTCTGCTTCGACTGTAacgagaaaggccacatcaagactacaTGCCCTAAATCTGTCAAGGGAAGTGCGGCTAAGGATAGAAAGCCTAAGAATGAAAGCGCTTAA